In the genome of Qipengyuania seohaensis, one region contains:
- a CDS encoding TrbG/VirB9 family P-type conjugative transfer protein gives MKRAVLTALVLALSATPALADARLKQVMYDEYSVVTVPGRVNVQASIVFGDDETIENVAIGNSATWQVTPNKRANILFVKPLEARAATNLTVVTSKRTYLFDLVASPTAKPLYVLRFDYPAEPEEELADTQMAASDAAAGPAEGPTETFDPADINLAWSGEGEASLLPETAFDNGQTTFLKWPAGRDVPAILVTNSKGEEGPVNYTVDGNTIAIDGVPRSIILRTGERTATLINTGPERASTTQQRGDAVLAQREAK, from the coding sequence ATGAAACGCGCAGTCCTGACCGCGCTCGTCCTTGCACTGTCTGCGACGCCGGCACTGGCGGACGCGCGGCTGAAGCAGGTCATGTACGACGAATATTCGGTCGTCACTGTGCCAGGGCGCGTCAACGTCCAGGCCAGCATCGTGTTCGGTGACGATGAGACTATCGAGAATGTCGCCATCGGCAACTCGGCAACTTGGCAGGTAACGCCGAACAAGCGTGCGAACATCCTGTTCGTCAAACCGCTGGAAGCGCGTGCTGCGACCAATCTGACGGTTGTCACCAGCAAGCGGACCTATCTGTTCGATCTGGTCGCATCGCCGACTGCAAAGCCGCTCTACGTGTTGCGCTTCGACTATCCGGCAGAGCCTGAAGAAGAGCTCGCAGACACGCAGATGGCTGCTTCCGATGCCGCCGCAGGCCCGGCGGAAGGACCAACCGAGACCTTCGACCCAGCCGACATCAACCTCGCCTGGAGCGGGGAGGGAGAAGCCTCGCTGCTGCCGGAAACCGCCTTCGACAACGGGCAGACCACGTTCCTCAAATGGCCTGCGGGCCGGGATGTGCCAGCCATCCTCGTTACCAACAGCAAGGGTGAGGAAGGACCGGTGAATTACACCGTCGACGGGAACACAATCGCGATCGACGGCGTGCCGCGTTCGATCATCCTGCGCACCGGTGAACGCACGGCGACATTGATCAACACCGGCCCTGAACGGGCCTCTACCACCCAGCAGCGCGGCGATGCCGTGCTCGCCCAAAGGGAGGCGAAGTGA
- the virB11 gene encoding P-type DNA transfer ATPase VirB11, which translates to MAADIHPILPEADADAAPAIDTSGERSVYLEAYLKPFEEWLERDTVTEILVNRPGEVWVEDAAAGGMHKVDRPDIDDRLIQRLAEQVARVSHQGINREHPLLGATLPDGARIQFCGPPAARKHWAMAIRRHRRLDLPLDAYDAGPLSPRKPGDLPDAQAEPIAFLREAVRQRRTILVSGGTSTGKTTFLNAMLGEIPKQERVVLVEDTPELKLPGENGVGLVAVKGELGEAKVTANELLQAALRLRPDRIVLGELRGAESVSFLRAINTGHPGSFSTIHANSLRGALEQLSLMVMQTGIGLTRQDTIAYAASVIDVVVQLERGADGRRGIAQIARSEELLEA; encoded by the coding sequence ATGGCCGCCGACATCCATCCAATCCTTCCCGAAGCCGATGCGGACGCTGCGCCCGCGATCGACACGTCGGGCGAGCGAAGCGTCTATCTCGAAGCCTATCTCAAGCCGTTCGAGGAATGGCTTGAACGAGACACGGTCACCGAAATCCTGGTCAATCGCCCTGGCGAAGTATGGGTGGAGGATGCAGCAGCAGGCGGCATGCACAAGGTCGATCGCCCCGATATCGACGACCGGCTGATCCAGCGTTTGGCGGAACAGGTGGCGCGGGTCAGTCACCAGGGCATCAACCGCGAGCACCCTTTGCTTGGCGCAACGCTGCCTGATGGCGCGCGTATCCAGTTCTGCGGTCCGCCGGCTGCGCGCAAGCACTGGGCCATGGCCATTCGCCGCCATCGCCGGCTCGATCTTCCGCTCGACGCCTATGACGCGGGCCCCTTGTCGCCGCGCAAGCCTGGTGACCTTCCCGATGCGCAGGCGGAGCCGATTGCCTTCCTGCGTGAAGCCGTGCGCCAGCGCCGCACCATCCTCGTCTCCGGGGGCACCAGTACGGGCAAGACGACCTTTCTCAACGCAATGCTGGGCGAAATTCCCAAGCAGGAGCGAGTGGTCCTCGTGGAAGATACGCCCGAGCTCAAGCTGCCGGGCGAAAACGGCGTCGGCCTGGTCGCAGTGAAGGGCGAACTGGGCGAGGCCAAGGTCACGGCCAACGAGCTGTTGCAAGCTGCCTTGCGTTTGAGGCCCGACCGGATCGTGCTGGGCGAACTGCGCGGCGCGGAAAGCGTCAGCTTCCTGCGGGCGATTAACACGGGTCACCCGGGTAGCTTCTCGACGATCCATGCGAACAGCCTTCGGGGCGCGCTTGAGCAGTTGTCGCTGATGGTCATGCAGACGGGAATCGGTCTCACGCGACAGGACACGATTGCCTATGCGGCAAGCGTGATCGACGTGGTCGTGCAACTCGAACGAGGCGCGGATGGGCGGCGTGGTATCGCGCAAATCGCCAGAAGCGAGGAATTGCTCGAAGCGTGA
- a CDS encoding TrbI/VirB10 family protein yields the protein MRLAMRLPEKKPGDSSVANDFDPRDETDADVIDLAQRNAFPAVARPGGKSDALGMVAGIAIVAGLGAVTLWSMSAARMPEPQGIGGQQAAQPAAAPAPAAPAPAVVVAPPTANQQAAMADPAPAPVLAAAPQPMAGPNPYSNPTVVFDAGSPAVTGPAAAIAAEAASGGATGSGNSATDFASRVGGVGGAPAQAKAMTNPSTTVTQGTLIPAILETAIDTNVPGFVRAVVSQDVRSFDGSKVLVPRSSRLIGQYQSGMQNGQKRAYVIWTRLIRPDGASVNLASPAIGFDGTTGLEGKVSGAGFFQRFGSAMLLSVVGGLGALATGGAGGIVLGGASQSAASTAAQQDGQRGPTVRVKMGEPIRIFTARDLDFSKVS from the coding sequence ATGCGTCTCGCCATGCGCCTTCCAGAAAAGAAGCCCGGCGACAGCAGCGTCGCGAACGATTTCGATCCGCGCGACGAAACCGACGCCGACGTCATCGACCTCGCCCAGCGCAATGCCTTTCCCGCAGTGGCCCGTCCTGGCGGAAAGTCCGACGCGCTCGGCATGGTCGCAGGCATCGCGATCGTCGCCGGCCTGGGTGCCGTCACCTTATGGAGCATGAGCGCGGCCCGGATGCCCGAACCGCAGGGGATAGGCGGCCAACAGGCGGCTCAGCCTGCCGCAGCTCCCGCGCCAGCTGCACCGGCACCTGCTGTCGTCGTGGCACCTCCGACCGCCAACCAGCAGGCCGCGATGGCCGACCCTGCACCCGCGCCAGTGCTGGCCGCCGCGCCGCAGCCCATGGCCGGGCCCAATCCCTACAGCAATCCGACCGTCGTCTTCGATGCCGGCAGTCCTGCAGTCACCGGACCGGCTGCCGCAATCGCCGCAGAGGCAGCCAGCGGTGGAGCAACGGGCAGCGGCAATTCAGCGACCGATTTCGCCAGCCGCGTGGGCGGCGTCGGCGGTGCGCCTGCGCAGGCCAAGGCGATGACCAATCCCTCGACCACCGTCACACAAGGCACGCTGATCCCCGCGATCCTGGAGACGGCGATCGATACCAATGTGCCGGGTTTCGTGCGCGCTGTGGTCAGCCAGGACGTGCGCAGCTTCGATGGCAGCAAGGTGCTGGTGCCGCGTTCCAGCCGCCTGATCGGGCAATACCAGTCCGGGATGCAGAACGGCCAGAAACGCGCTTATGTCATCTGGACGCGCCTGATCCGGCCCGACGGGGCATCGGTGAACCTCGCTTCGCCCGCCATCGGTTTCGACGGCACGACCGGGCTCGAAGGCAAGGTCTCGGGCGCCGGTTTCTTCCAGCGCTTCGGATCTGCCATGCTGCTTTCGGTTGTCGGCGGTCTCGGCGCGCTTGCGACCGGCGGTGCCGGCGGTATCGTGCTGGGCGGGGCAAGTCAGTCGGCTGCTTCCACCGCAGCTCAGCAGGACGGCCAGCGTGGCCCGACGGTGCGGGTGAAAATGGGTGAACCGATCCGGATCTTCACCGCCCGCGATCTCGATTTTTCCAAGGTCAGCTGA